A region of Diospyros lotus cultivar Yz01 chromosome 3, ASM1463336v1, whole genome shotgun sequence DNA encodes the following proteins:
- the LOC127798485 gene encoding uncharacterized protein LOC127798485 isoform X2, producing MEMDGPLDFEAEDRLLNLKSPAPAKRRKLIGLDDLLKDHLQENKTLEMKSKRAKARKNDYSDDDEDDREVKLSECVEKCQREMGQISGEDEVLSWGLQVFGNQKSWPVLVFNELGSCGILQSFMENELNSLVELDIDKGETFLKNLLVNGWLLKLVFARGHVEKLIATWTFDLMLYSLEEALSSSACDFWTAILSFKTKGDLLHIKIDWLPKYFELKRALEIYGFLMDLPSKFPSDVEVVNVDSDCRGPSRHIRAWIKFITACTQVRSTYSILSTSEAEELLVVIICLFVDRRVLGLSVILYKCMLSVINFFTDTEWNTSSEKVARSLVCRIPGDVNCMRIVESISGVDERSKHLRCIVAFHLLVSCLDEKVSDAEGILKLLISINVKDRSCDLLKLYIFLVLTENWLLYTPALDGKPVVLEMWGVFLRNCSCQITSTDLRCYASKVRSKASYLLQGTNNK from the exons ATGGAGATGGATGGGCCTCTCGATTTCGAGGCCGAAGACCGCCTTCTCAATCTCAAGTCACCGGCACCCGCCAAAAGAAG GAAGCTCATAGGTCTAGATGATCTTCTCAAAGATCACTTACAGGAGAACAAAACACTTGAGATGAAGTCAAAGCGGgcaaaagcaagaaaaaatgACTATtcagatgatgatgaggatgacaGAGAAGTTAAACTGTCTGAGTGTGTTGAAAAATGCCAGAGAGAg ATGGGACAGATAAGTGGGGAGGATGAGGTCCTCTCATGGGGTCTTCAAGTTTTTGGAAATCAG AAAAGTTGGCCAGTATTGGTATTTAATGAGCTTGGAAGTTGTGGAATTTTGCAGTCTTTCATGGAAAATGAACTCAATTCACTTGTTGAACTTGACATTGATAAAG GAGAAACCTTCCTTAAGAATTTATTAGTAAATGGATGGCTCTTGAAATTGGTTTTTGCACGTGGTCATGTAGAAAAACTCATAGCAACATGGACATTTGATTTGA TGTTGTACTCACTGGAGGAAGCGCTAAGTTCATCTGCATGTGACTTTTGGACTGCTATTCTCTCCTTTAAGACCAAG GGTGATTTACTGCATATTAAAATTGACTGGTTGCCAAAGTATTTTGAACTGAAAAGAGCTCTTGAAATCTATGGTTTTCTAATGGATTTACCATCCAAATTTCCATCAGATGTGGAAGTGGTGAATGTGG ATTCTGATTGTAGGGGACCATCTCGACATATTAGAGCGTGGATCAAGTTTATAACTGCTTGTACTCAAGTAAG gAGCACATATTCAATCCTCTCCACTTCAGAAGCAGAAGAGTTGCTTGTTGTGATTATCTGTCTGTTTGTAGATAGACGGGTTCTGGGCCTGTCTGTTATTTTGTACAAATGCATGCTTTCGGTTATTAATTTCTTCACTGACACTGAATGGAATACCAGCTCTGAGAAAGTAGCCAGATCTCTTGTTTGCAG AATTCCTGGGGATGTGAACTGCATGAGAATTGTGGAAAGCATTTCAGGAGTTGATGAACGCAGCAAGCACCTCAGGTGCATAGTGGCCTTTCACTTGCTTGTGTCATGTTTGGATGAAAAG GTTTCTGATGCAGAAGGGATCCTGAAATTGCTTATCTCAATTAATGTGAAAGACAGGAGTTGTGACCTTTTGAAACTGTACATTTTCTTGGTTTTGACTGAGAACTGGCTTTTATATACACCCGCATTAGATGGCAAACCAGTGGTACTAGAAATGTGGGGCGTTTTTCTTAGAAACTGTTCTTGCCAAATTACCAGCACAGATTTGAGGTGTTATGCATCAAAG GTTCGAAGTAAAGCATCGTATCTTCTTCAAGGCACCAACAACAAATGA
- the LOC127798485 gene encoding uncharacterized protein LOC127798485 isoform X1 — MEMDGPLDFEAEDRLLNLKSPAPAKRRKLIGLDDLLKDHLQENKTLEMKSKRAKARKNDYSDDDEDDREVKLSECVEKCQREMGQISGEDEVLSWGLQVFGNQKSWPVLVFNELGSCGILQSFMENELNSLVELDIDKGETFLKNLLVNGWLLKLVFARGHVEKLIATWTFDLMLYSLEEALSSSACDFWTAILSFKTKQGDLLHIKIDWLPKYFELKRALEIYGFLMDLPSKFPSDVEVVNVDSDCRGPSRHIRAWIKFITACTQVRSTYSILSTSEAEELLVVIICLFVDRRVLGLSVILYKCMLSVINFFTDTEWNTSSEKVARSLVCRIPGDVNCMRIVESISGVDERSKHLRCIVAFHLLVSCLDEKVSDAEGILKLLISINVKDRSCDLLKLYIFLVLTENWLLYTPALDGKPVVLEMWGVFLRNCSCQITSTDLRCYASKVRSKASYLLQGTNNK; from the exons ATGGAGATGGATGGGCCTCTCGATTTCGAGGCCGAAGACCGCCTTCTCAATCTCAAGTCACCGGCACCCGCCAAAAGAAG GAAGCTCATAGGTCTAGATGATCTTCTCAAAGATCACTTACAGGAGAACAAAACACTTGAGATGAAGTCAAAGCGGgcaaaagcaagaaaaaatgACTATtcagatgatgatgaggatgacaGAGAAGTTAAACTGTCTGAGTGTGTTGAAAAATGCCAGAGAGAg ATGGGACAGATAAGTGGGGAGGATGAGGTCCTCTCATGGGGTCTTCAAGTTTTTGGAAATCAG AAAAGTTGGCCAGTATTGGTATTTAATGAGCTTGGAAGTTGTGGAATTTTGCAGTCTTTCATGGAAAATGAACTCAATTCACTTGTTGAACTTGACATTGATAAAG GAGAAACCTTCCTTAAGAATTTATTAGTAAATGGATGGCTCTTGAAATTGGTTTTTGCACGTGGTCATGTAGAAAAACTCATAGCAACATGGACATTTGATTTGA TGTTGTACTCACTGGAGGAAGCGCTAAGTTCATCTGCATGTGACTTTTGGACTGCTATTCTCTCCTTTAAGACCAAG CAGGGTGATTTACTGCATATTAAAATTGACTGGTTGCCAAAGTATTTTGAACTGAAAAGAGCTCTTGAAATCTATGGTTTTCTAATGGATTTACCATCCAAATTTCCATCAGATGTGGAAGTGGTGAATGTGG ATTCTGATTGTAGGGGACCATCTCGACATATTAGAGCGTGGATCAAGTTTATAACTGCTTGTACTCAAGTAAG gAGCACATATTCAATCCTCTCCACTTCAGAAGCAGAAGAGTTGCTTGTTGTGATTATCTGTCTGTTTGTAGATAGACGGGTTCTGGGCCTGTCTGTTATTTTGTACAAATGCATGCTTTCGGTTATTAATTTCTTCACTGACACTGAATGGAATACCAGCTCTGAGAAAGTAGCCAGATCTCTTGTTTGCAG AATTCCTGGGGATGTGAACTGCATGAGAATTGTGGAAAGCATTTCAGGAGTTGATGAACGCAGCAAGCACCTCAGGTGCATAGTGGCCTTTCACTTGCTTGTGTCATGTTTGGATGAAAAG GTTTCTGATGCAGAAGGGATCCTGAAATTGCTTATCTCAATTAATGTGAAAGACAGGAGTTGTGACCTTTTGAAACTGTACATTTTCTTGGTTTTGACTGAGAACTGGCTTTTATATACACCCGCATTAGATGGCAAACCAGTGGTACTAGAAATGTGGGGCGTTTTTCTTAGAAACTGTTCTTGCCAAATTACCAGCACAGATTTGAGGTGTTATGCATCAAAG GTTCGAAGTAAAGCATCGTATCTTCTTCAAGGCACCAACAACAAATGA
- the LOC127796555 gene encoding zinc finger protein ZAT5: MEAPEEFTGSSDQAMVVKGKRTKRPRPSASPPCAAVASSSSGGDVYSSSFPSPATSGEISSSTDHEDEDMANCLILLAQGGGNSRPVEDDQIETFRTSTAKPAGFYVYECKTCNRTFPSFQALGGHRASHKKPKAEEKRPGPATHCSEEEEGQFNKTITMAAKVSPLNHKGYKVHECSICGSEFSSGQALGGHMRRHRAPPPARTAVNVETVESCEESNNKPRKFLPLDLNLPAPPEDDHHKDPNFEFTPNKQHLVFSAPALVDCHY, encoded by the coding sequence ATGGAAGCCCCGGAAGAGTTCACAGGCTCTAGCGATCAGGCCATGGTTGTGAAGGGTAAGCGCACCAAGCGGCCGAGGCCTTCGGCCTCTCCTCCCTGCGCGGCGGTGGCGTCCAGTTCATCCGGCGGAGATGTTTATTCTTCTTCATTCCCATCTCCAGCCACGTCCGGCGAGATATCTTCCAGCACCGATCACGAAGACGAAGACATGGCCAATTGTCTGATTCTTTTGGCCCAAGGCGGTGGTAATTCAAGGCCTGTGGAAGATGATCAGATTGAAACGTTCAGAACGTCGACTGCCAAACCGGCCGGGTTCTATGTCTACGAGTGCAAAACGTGCAACCGGACTTTCCCGTCGTTCCAGGCTCTCGGCGGCCACCGGGCCAGCCACAAGAAGCCCAAAGCAGAGGAGAAGAGGCCGGGTCCGGCGACACACTgcagcgaagaagaagaaggccaATTCAACAAGACTATTACTATGGCCGCCAAAGTTTCACCTCTGAATCACAAGGGTTATAAGGTTCATGAGTGTTCGATTTGCGGGTCGGAGTTCTCCTCCGGCCAAGCTTTGGGCGGCCACATGCGGCGGCACCGGGCTCCTCCGCCCGCTCGAACCGCCGTGAACGTCGAAACTGTCGAATCCTGCGAAGAAAGTAACAACAAACCAAGGAAATTCCTACCGTTGGATCTGAACCTGCCGGCGCCGCCGGAGGATGATCATCACAAAGATCCCAACTTTGAGTTCACACCCAACAAACAGCACCTCGTCTTCTCCGCCCCGGCCTTGGTGGATTGCCACTACTAG